From a region of the Spelaeicoccus albus genome:
- a CDS encoding MFS transporter, producing MAPNIRRAELSQLATKKVFRRLIPFLLLMYVVAFLDRSNVAFAEQEWNANLGMSTAAYALGAGLFFVGYAVFEVPSNLLMHRVGARWWLARIMVSWGIVATLFMFVQGPVSFYVLRLLLGITEAGFFPGVILYLTYWVPARDLSRARGYFYAGIAIAGIIGNPLSGSLLELDGLLGMHGTQWMFLIEGVIAIIVGIWSFFFLTDKPSDAKWLPEDERRALSETIAEEDTAKSEGHGPKKALRALGNWRVWYFSLIYFCIQIAVYGFTFFLPTQVTGITGQKLGFAAALVTAIPWVFSLIAVAIFPKLADRTRKHRLLFTVLLAATAVGLIASGALSAHPVLAIGGLSLAAIGFVAAQPIFWTLPTEYMTGYAAAAGIALINSLGNLGGFLAPIMRNAFKSSIGPNAGTYSLAAGAILAAILFALTGVFRKANTVESGEAETLRRVDG from the coding sequence ATGGCACCGAATATCAGGCGCGCCGAGCTCAGCCAGCTGGCGACCAAGAAGGTCTTCCGCAGGCTCATTCCATTCCTGCTGCTCATGTATGTCGTTGCGTTCTTGGACCGCAGCAACGTCGCATTCGCCGAGCAGGAGTGGAACGCGAATCTGGGCATGAGCACTGCCGCGTACGCGCTCGGCGCCGGCCTGTTCTTCGTCGGCTACGCGGTCTTCGAGGTACCGAGCAACCTGCTGATGCACCGTGTGGGCGCTCGCTGGTGGCTGGCCCGGATCATGGTCAGTTGGGGCATCGTCGCCACCCTCTTCATGTTCGTGCAGGGGCCGGTCAGCTTTTACGTGCTGCGACTGCTGCTCGGTATCACGGAAGCCGGCTTCTTTCCGGGCGTCATCCTCTATCTGACCTACTGGGTGCCGGCGCGTGACCTCAGCCGTGCGCGCGGCTACTTCTACGCCGGAATCGCGATCGCCGGCATCATCGGCAATCCACTGTCGGGAAGTTTGCTCGAGCTGGACGGGCTGCTCGGCATGCACGGGACGCAGTGGATGTTCCTGATCGAGGGCGTCATTGCGATCATCGTTGGAATCTGGTCGTTCTTCTTCCTGACCGACAAGCCGTCGGACGCCAAGTGGCTGCCCGAGGACGAACGCCGGGCACTGTCCGAGACGATAGCCGAGGAAGACACCGCAAAGTCCGAGGGGCACGGGCCGAAGAAGGCGTTGCGGGCCCTCGGTAACTGGCGGGTCTGGTACTTCTCGCTCATCTACTTCTGCATCCAGATCGCCGTGTACGGATTCACGTTCTTCCTGCCCACGCAAGTCACGGGCATCACGGGCCAGAAGCTCGGTTTCGCCGCCGCACTCGTCACAGCCATTCCCTGGGTGTTCTCGTTGATCGCCGTGGCGATTTTCCCGAAGCTGGCAGACAGGACGCGCAAGCACCGCCTGCTCTTCACGGTGTTGCTGGCGGCGACGGCGGTCGGTCTGATCGCCTCCGGCGCACTGAGCGCTCATCCGGTGCTCGCCATTGGCGGATTGTCGCTGGCGGCCATCGGGTTCGTGGCGGCACAGCCCATATTCTGGACGCTGCCGACCGAATACATGACGGGCTACGCCGCGGCAGCCGGTATCGCGCTGATCAATTCGCTCGGCAACCTCGGCGGCTTTCTGGCACCGATCATGCGCAATGCGTTCAAGTCCTCCATCGGCCCGAATGCGGGCACATATTCGCTTGCGGCCGGCGCGATCCTGGCGGCCATCCTGTTCGCATTGACCGGCGTGTTCAGGAAGGCGAACACCGTCGAGTCCGGCGAGGCCGAGACGCTCCGACGAGTTGACGGCTAG
- a CDS encoding four-carbon acid sugar kinase family protein, giving the protein MTAMPDDTPVLTIPDAAQLIRAANKSSGRRIALLDDDPTGSQTVHDVDVVMALDAVEYRRALAEPGSECFILTNTRALDESDAVALSTAVADDVYSVALELNVPLSLVSRSDSTLRGHVIAEMDALTRSATRAGRPLDAVLFAPAFFEAGRFTAGNVHYARVGDDVLPVGETEFARDATFGYTASDLREFLAEKSAGRIAVDDVASLSLDDIRVGGPDRVAEVLAGTRDAQPVVVNAACYQDLEVVVLGVIEAEQRGKRVGYRAGPSLARPLAGLDAKAPLTASDIRTNSPAGNGLVVVGSHVGLTSRQVEAARRRLGLTEHELDAERLLSDDAATYIDDAASAVRESLAAGHTLIYTSRTLIRGIDEQDSLRIARTVSAGVNAVVRAAMVARPGWVIAKGGITSHEVAVSGLGIRRARVLGQLFEGIVSVLNPTAAGDDAVGVPYVVFAGNVGNEETLADAIEIMSGS; this is encoded by the coding sequence ATGACCGCTATGCCGGACGACACGCCGGTGCTGACGATTCCGGACGCCGCGCAGCTCATCCGTGCGGCCAACAAGAGCTCCGGACGTCGGATTGCGTTGCTGGACGACGATCCGACCGGCTCACAGACCGTCCACGACGTTGACGTGGTGATGGCGTTGGATGCTGTCGAATACCGCCGCGCCCTGGCCGAGCCCGGTTCGGAATGTTTCATTTTGACGAATACGCGCGCTCTCGACGAGTCGGACGCCGTCGCTTTGAGCACGGCTGTCGCGGACGACGTGTATTCCGTGGCACTGGAGCTGAACGTGCCGCTATCACTCGTCTCCCGCAGCGATTCGACGCTCCGCGGGCACGTGATCGCCGAGATGGACGCTCTGACGCGTTCGGCGACGCGGGCCGGGCGGCCGCTGGACGCCGTCCTCTTTGCCCCGGCATTTTTTGAAGCCGGCAGGTTCACGGCGGGCAATGTGCATTACGCACGTGTCGGCGACGACGTTTTGCCGGTTGGCGAGACCGAGTTCGCCCGCGATGCGACGTTCGGCTATACGGCGTCCGATCTGCGTGAATTCCTTGCCGAGAAGTCGGCGGGCCGGATCGCCGTGGACGATGTGGCGAGCCTGTCGCTGGACGATATCCGCGTGGGCGGGCCGGACCGCGTCGCCGAGGTACTTGCCGGCACCCGGGATGCGCAGCCGGTCGTTGTCAACGCGGCGTGCTACCAGGATCTCGAAGTCGTCGTCCTCGGCGTCATCGAAGCGGAGCAGCGCGGCAAGAGGGTTGGGTACCGTGCCGGCCCGTCGTTGGCGCGGCCGCTGGCGGGTCTGGATGCCAAGGCGCCTCTGACGGCGTCCGATATCCGCACTAATTCACCGGCCGGAAACGGTCTCGTGGTCGTCGGCTCGCACGTCGGCCTGACGAGCCGTCAGGTCGAGGCGGCCCGGCGCCGACTCGGGCTGACCGAGCACGAGCTCGACGCCGAACGCCTGCTCAGCGATGACGCGGCAACGTACATCGACGACGCGGCCTCGGCGGTCCGGGAGTCGCTTGCCGCAGGACACACTCTGATCTACACGAGCCGCACGCTGATTCGCGGCATCGATGAGCAGGATTCGCTGCGGATCGCCCGCACCGTGTCGGCGGGCGTCAACGCGGTCGTGCGCGCGGCCATGGTTGCCCGTCCCGGCTGGGTGATCGCCAAGGGCGGCATCACGAGTCATGAGGTGGCCGTCTCCGGTCTCGGCATCCGGCGCGCCCGCGTGCTTGGCCAGCTCTTCGAAGGCATCGTGTCCGTGTTGAATCCGACGGCTGCCGGCGACGACGCAGTGGGCGTTCCCTACGTGGTCTTCGCCGGCAACGTGGGCAACGAGGAAACGCTGGCCGACGCGATAGAGATCATGAGCGGCAGCTGA
- a CDS encoding sugar phosphate isomerase/epimerase family protein, whose product MGAAMLQYGATLPDGTSVQDADRSVWDKVFAELVHEGFDHVDFTDSWLRPGDLSPDRLAELKSSLDDAGLGVTAISVVRRSVIAPDPQVAQDNFDYALRTIDAVKYLGSSVLSIGLHMPLTDEQKQAHWFWLVDGHKDPADDPDTWALAVERLQKISDAAAIQGINVSLEMYEDTYVGTADSAVQLVKDIDRSNCGLNPDIGNIVRLHREIESPESMLAKMLPYTNYWHIKNYLRDYDPATGAYFSAPAPLSSGFISYRRAIEMALEVGFDGPICLENYGGDGLSVCAQNREYLRGILKFNLGA is encoded by the coding sequence ATGGGCGCGGCAATGTTGCAGTACGGCGCCACGCTTCCCGATGGCACGTCCGTCCAAGATGCCGACCGCTCGGTCTGGGACAAGGTGTTCGCCGAACTCGTGCACGAAGGGTTCGACCACGTCGACTTCACCGACAGTTGGCTCCGCCCCGGCGATCTGTCCCCCGACCGGCTTGCCGAATTGAAGTCGTCGCTCGACGACGCGGGCCTCGGCGTGACGGCGATCTCCGTCGTCCGGCGCAGCGTCATCGCACCCGATCCACAGGTCGCGCAGGACAACTTCGATTACGCGCTGCGCACTATCGACGCCGTGAAATACCTCGGCTCGTCGGTCCTGTCCATCGGCCTGCACATGCCGCTGACCGACGAGCAAAAGCAGGCCCATTGGTTCTGGCTCGTTGACGGCCACAAGGACCCCGCCGACGACCCGGACACCTGGGCCCTGGCGGTCGAACGGTTGCAGAAGATCAGCGACGCCGCTGCCATTCAGGGAATCAACGTGTCCCTCGAGATGTACGAGGACACGTACGTCGGCACGGCGGACTCCGCCGTCCAGCTGGTCAAGGACATCGACCGCAGCAACTGCGGACTGAATCCCGATATCGGCAATATCGTGCGGCTGCATCGAGAAATCGAGAGCCCCGAGTCCATGCTGGCCAAAATGCTGCCGTACACGAACTATTGGCACATCAAGAATTACCTGCGCGACTACGACCCGGCCACCGGTGCTTATTTCTCGGCGCCCGCACCGCTGTCGTCCGGGTTCATCTCGTACCGGCGCGCCATCGAGATGGCGCTCGAGGTCGGGTTCGACGGCCCCATCTGCTTGGAGAACTACGGCGGCGACGGCCTGTCCGTGTGCGCGCAGAATCGCGAATATCTGCGCGGAATTCTGAAGTTCAACCTCGGCGCGTAG
- a CDS encoding putative quinol monooxygenase, giving the protein MILIVVKFHTKPEWTEKWLDLVDGFTKATRSEPGNLWFDWSRSVENADEFVLVEAFKDDAAESHVTSAHFQQAMKDMLPALAETPHIINTNVDGEEWSRMGELAVD; this is encoded by the coding sequence GTGATTCTCATAGTCGTCAAATTCCACACGAAGCCCGAGTGGACGGAGAAGTGGTTGGACCTTGTCGACGGGTTCACGAAAGCGACCCGGTCCGAGCCGGGCAATCTGTGGTTTGACTGGTCGCGCAGCGTGGAGAATGCGGACGAGTTCGTGCTTGTCGAAGCGTTCAAGGACGATGCGGCCGAGTCGCATGTGACGAGCGCTCACTTCCAGCAGGCGATGAAGGACATGCTGCCGGCTCTGGCCGAGACGCCGCACATCATCAACACAAATGTCGACGGCGAAGAATGGTCGCGGATGGGCGAACTCGCCGTCGACTAA
- a CDS encoding amidohydrolase family protein encodes MSSPSSDSGTIAHVHYFGGTALSGPATVTFDGGRIVRVTPDDSGDVPPGAVDGSGLTLLPGLIDAHVHLDGRKNLEDAAHWGITTMLGMGTPSPDLVAKLRGLPGLTDIRSSESPASAPGGMQTTAMGFDPATAVATSDDAEPFVAARVAEGADYLKIIVEDPDVMGAAALDVERATALVEAAHARDLLVYAHVTTVPAVRIAVDAGVDVLTHVPLDAVLDDGLVESIVADGQVSVPTLVMMRGAVRFARSRTHGAEVDFRNAELSVAAMDRANVPILVGTDSNAAPGAPLQVAHGESLHDELELLVAAGMAPLDALRGATVMPARHLGLGDRGSIEAGRRADLVLIDGDPLADISATKNIRGVWIAGERVR; translated from the coding sequence ATGAGTTCACCATCATCCGACTCCGGAACGATCGCGCACGTCCACTACTTCGGCGGAACGGCCCTGAGCGGCCCGGCCACCGTGACGTTCGACGGTGGACGGATCGTCCGCGTCACACCGGACGACTCCGGCGACGTGCCGCCCGGCGCCGTCGACGGAAGCGGTCTCACACTCCTGCCGGGGCTCATCGACGCCCACGTCCACCTCGACGGCCGAAAGAACCTCGAGGACGCCGCGCATTGGGGCATCACGACGATGCTCGGGATGGGCACGCCGTCGCCGGACCTGGTCGCGAAGCTGCGCGGCCTGCCGGGCCTGACGGACATTCGCAGCTCGGAAAGCCCGGCATCGGCGCCGGGCGGCATGCAAACGACCGCGATGGGGTTCGATCCCGCAACCGCCGTCGCAACGTCGGACGACGCCGAACCGTTCGTGGCCGCGCGTGTGGCCGAGGGCGCCGACTATCTCAAGATCATTGTGGAAGACCCCGATGTGATGGGGGCGGCGGCGTTGGACGTCGAACGGGCGACCGCTCTGGTGGAGGCCGCCCATGCCCGAGACCTACTCGTGTATGCGCATGTGACGACGGTTCCGGCGGTCCGGATCGCCGTCGATGCCGGTGTCGACGTGCTCACGCACGTTCCGCTCGATGCCGTGTTGGACGACGGGCTCGTCGAGTCGATTGTGGCGGATGGCCAAGTGTCGGTTCCCACACTCGTGATGATGCGCGGCGCCGTCCGGTTCGCCCGGTCGCGCACCCACGGAGCCGAGGTGGACTTCCGTAATGCCGAGCTTTCCGTCGCGGCCATGGATCGCGCAAACGTGCCGATCCTCGTCGGCACGGACTCGAACGCGGCCCCGGGAGCACCGCTCCAGGTCGCGCACGGTGAGTCCTTGCACGATGAACTCGAACTGCTCGTCGCGGCCGGGATGGCGCCGCTGGATGCCCTGCGCGGAGCGACAGTCATGCCGGCCCGGCATCTGGGGCTCGGCGACCGCGGCAGCATCGAGGCCGGACGGCGCGCCGATCTCGTCCTCATCGACGGCGATCCGCTCGCCGACATCTCCGCGACCAAAAACATTCGCGGCGTTTGGATCGCCGGCGAGCGCGTCCGTTAG